The Lewinellaceae bacterium genome has a segment encoding these proteins:
- a CDS encoding efflux RND transporter permease subunit, with the protein MKNIVSYFIKYPVAVNVILIAVVAFGLIGAIRLKSSFFPLVESQNISIQLTYPGASPREMEEGVVIKIEDNLRGLIGIDRVTSVSSENSARINVEIIKGFDIDIILADVKNAVDRVPSYPSGMEPPVVSKVENRRETVSFSVSGKEIPLKTLKEIARGLENEIRNIEGISQVSISGFPDEEIEIAVRENDLRAYDLTFQEVAQAVSGSNILTTGGRVKTDEEEYLIRANNRSYYGDELDFIVVRADNNGRVIRLKDVATVRDKWSETPDRVFYNGLESIQVLVESTDNEDLISSAEKVNAFIEKFNAEHDNVRLDVTRDSSITLIQRTKLLMNNGGIGVILVVLLLSIFLKPRIAFWVATGIPISFFGMFIFAGSAGITINVLSLFGMIIVIGILVDDGIVIGENIYHHYEKGKSPIRAAVDGTLEVIPPIVSAVLTTIVAFSTFFFLDGRIGSFFSEVAAIVMLTLSVSLVEAMIILPAHIAHSKALASDQKTYLFNVYGDRFMNWMRDKLYGPYLAFFLKNKFLGFAIPLSMFLVTIGALKGGIIRTTFFPTIASDRIAITLKMPQGTNENITDSIITKIEKAAWDVNEDFLGLQSGGKNIVDNIIKRVGPGTSTASVDVNLLPGEERDFSSDIIANAIQEKMGPIYGAESVQYGSGSNFGGRPVSVSLVGNNIEDLKAAKEELKVAFNEIPNLKDVADNDPAGIKEIKIQLKDNAYLLGLTLNQVMAQVRSGFFGFQAQRFQRGRDEIKVWVRYELGDRQSIKDLDGMWINTPSGAKVPFSEIASYTIARGEISINHLDGQREIRVEADLKDPKDSASDILEMVKTDIMPGIKAKYPTVSALYEGQNREANKVAVSAKLIIPVILAIIYALIAFTFRSYSQPLILFLMIPFSLIAVLWGHWLHGFPVNILSWLGIIALIGIVVNDGLVLIGKFNLYLKEGMHFEEALLRAGKSRFRAIFLTSVTTIAGLAPLIFETSRQAQFLIPMAISIAYGIGLATFLTLLMLPILLYSWNSFRVWGHWLLTGKKPTREEIERAIVEMKAEEEERES; encoded by the coding sequence ATGAAAAATATCGTATCGTATTTTATAAAATATCCTGTTGCGGTCAACGTGATTCTTATCGCTGTAGTAGCCTTTGGACTAATTGGGGCTATTAGGCTAAAATCCTCCTTTTTCCCTTTGGTCGAATCACAGAACATCAGCATTCAATTAACGTACCCCGGTGCGTCTCCAAGGGAAATGGAGGAAGGTGTAGTGATCAAAATTGAGGACAACTTAAGGGGATTAATCGGGATAGACCGGGTTACTTCTGTTTCTTCAGAAAATTCGGCAAGGATTAATGTTGAAATCATTAAGGGATTCGACATTGATATTATTCTTGCCGATGTAAAAAATGCAGTAGACCGGGTACCCTCCTACCCTTCAGGCATGGAACCTCCTGTTGTATCAAAAGTCGAAAACAGAAGGGAAACTGTGAGTTTTTCGGTTAGTGGCAAGGAAATTCCCTTAAAAACGCTCAAAGAGATTGCGCGAGGACTGGAAAATGAAATCCGCAACATTGAAGGAATCTCCCAGGTTTCGATTTCAGGCTTTCCGGACGAAGAAATTGAAATTGCAGTAAGGGAAAATGACCTGAGGGCCTATGATCTGACCTTCCAGGAAGTGGCACAGGCCGTTTCCGGATCTAATATCCTGACCACTGGCGGACGAGTTAAAACGGATGAAGAAGAATACCTTATCCGGGCCAACAACCGCTCTTATTATGGAGATGAACTTGACTTTATTGTGGTGAGAGCTGATAATAATGGTCGGGTCATTCGTTTGAAAGATGTGGCAACGGTGAGGGACAAATGGTCGGAGACACCTGACCGGGTTTTTTATAATGGGTTGGAATCGATCCAGGTACTGGTGGAAAGTACGGATAATGAAGATCTTATATCTTCTGCGGAAAAGGTCAATGCATTTATTGAAAAATTTAATGCGGAACACGATAATGTGCGCCTGGATGTCACCAGGGATTCCTCTATTACTTTGATCCAGCGGACAAAACTGCTTATGAATAACGGCGGTATTGGAGTTATACTCGTCGTGTTATTGCTATCCATTTTCCTGAAACCCCGTATTGCCTTTTGGGTGGCTACGGGGATCCCAATTTCTTTTTTTGGAATGTTTATCTTCGCGGGAAGTGCGGGAATTACCATAAATGTTTTGTCTCTCTTTGGTATGATCATCGTGATTGGTATTCTCGTGGATGACGGGATTGTGATCGGAGAAAATATCTACCACCATTATGAAAAAGGAAAAAGCCCCATTCGCGCTGCGGTAGATGGTACTTTAGAAGTCATCCCCCCTATCGTGAGCGCTGTGCTAACGACTATTGTAGCCTTCTCCACTTTCTTTTTCCTGGATGGCAGGATTGGATCATTTTTCAGCGAAGTGGCTGCTATCGTTATGTTGACCTTATCTGTTTCTCTGGTGGAAGCCATGATCATATTACCCGCTCACATAGCACATTCCAAAGCCCTGGCGAGTGATCAAAAGACCTATTTATTTAATGTTTACGGCGACCGTTTCATGAACTGGATGCGGGATAAACTTTACGGACCTTACCTGGCCTTTTTTCTAAAGAACAAATTTTTGGGTTTCGCGATTCCTCTTTCGATGTTTTTGGTAACCATTGGAGCCTTAAAAGGCGGGATCATCAGAACCACGTTTTTCCCAACTATTGCGAGTGACCGGATTGCCATTACGCTCAAAATGCCACAAGGCACCAATGAAAATATCACTGATTCGATCATTACAAAGATCGAAAAGGCTGCCTGGGACGTCAACGAAGACTTTTTGGGACTGCAATCCGGAGGAAAAAATATTGTTGATAATATCATTAAACGTGTGGGACCTGGCACATCGACGGCATCAGTTGATGTGAACTTGCTGCCGGGAGAGGAAAGAGATTTTAGCTCCGATATCATTGCCAATGCTATCCAGGAAAAAATGGGGCCTATTTACGGGGCGGAAAGTGTCCAGTATGGTTCTGGGTCCAACTTTGGCGGCAGGCCGGTATCCGTATCATTAGTGGGCAACAATATTGAAGACCTAAAGGCTGCAAAAGAAGAACTTAAAGTGGCATTTAATGAAATTCCCAACCTGAAAGATGTTGCCGATAACGATCCTGCCGGGATCAAGGAGATCAAGATACAACTGAAAGATAATGCTTATCTTCTGGGGCTGACTTTAAACCAGGTCATGGCCCAGGTCAGAAGTGGTTTCTTTGGGTTCCAGGCGCAACGGTTCCAAAGAGGCCGGGATGAGATTAAGGTTTGGGTAAGATATGAACTGGGCGACAGGCAATCCATTAAGGATCTTGATGGAATGTGGATCAACACTCCTTCGGGAGCTAAAGTTCCTTTCTCCGAAATTGCCTCCTATACCATCGCCAGGGGGGAAATTTCCATCAACCACCTGGATGGGCAGCGGGAAATTCGCGTGGAAGCTGACTTGAAGGATCCAAAAGACAGCGCCTCGGATATCCTGGAAATGGTCAAAACGGATATTATGCCCGGCATTAAGGCCAAATATCCAACGGTTTCTGCTTTGTACGAAGGTCAGAACAGGGAAGCCAATAAGGTGGCTGTTTCGGCGAAACTGATCATTCCTGTTATCCTCGCCATTATTTACGCTTTGATCGCCTTCACTTTCAGATCTTATAGCCAGCCGCTGATATTGTTTTTAATGATCCCTTTCAGCCTGATTGCCGTTTTATGGGGCCACTGGTTACACGGATTCCCGGTAAACATTTTATCATGGCTGGGCATTATTGCATTGATTGGGATCGTCGTCAATGATGGTCTGGTGCTTATCGGGAAATTTAACCTTTATCTCAAGGAAGGCATGCACTTTGAAGAAGCGCTGCTGCGGGCAGGTAAATCAAGGTTTAGGGCGATTTTCCTGACTTCCGTTACGACTATTGCCGGTTTGGCTCCTTTGATCTTTGAAACAAGTCGCCAGGCGCAGTTTCTCATTCCTATGGCTATATCAATTGCTTATGGTATTGGATTGGCGACGTTTTTGACCCTTTTAATGCTACCTATCCTGCTTTATTCATGGAATAGTTTCAGGGTTTGGGGGCACTGGCTCCTTACCGGGAAAAAACCTACCCGTGAGGAAATAGAAAGGGCTATTGTTGAAATGAAAGCCGAGGAAGAAGAGCGGGAATCGTAA
- a CDS encoding HlyD family efflux transporter periplasmic adaptor subunit, with amino-acid sequence MRSLITIILGALLIAAGLFGYKKLSNIKKQGPPPTEKKVASVYAQTVANSDIPIFITTSGQLVAKNKVQLFSEVQGIFENSAREFKPGIFYKKGEVLLKLNSAEFFASLQAQKSALYNQIVALLPDLQLDFPEALPNWKSYLAKFDMDKALAPLPEPLSEKEKLFIAGRNIQSAWYNIKNQQVRLSKYVIYAPFSGVLTEADVTPGTLVRAGQKLGEFIDPSVFEMEVPVNISLEGRLKTGKQVALHDLEKKKTWNGTIIRVNGKVDATSQTVKAYIQVRGEDLKEGMYLEAEISAKDEAETFEIDRKLLVENNKIFVILDTVLELRQITPVYFNENSVVIKGLEDGIRILAKPVPGAYSGMKVEVLKD; translated from the coding sequence ATGAGATCATTAATTACGATTATTCTCGGTGCATTATTAATTGCTGCCGGCTTATTTGGGTACAAAAAATTGTCCAACATAAAAAAACAGGGCCCCCCTCCCACTGAAAAGAAGGTCGCTTCAGTTTATGCTCAAACCGTTGCCAATTCAGATATTCCGATTTTTATCACCACAAGCGGGCAGTTGGTGGCCAAAAACAAGGTTCAGTTATTTTCCGAAGTTCAGGGCATTTTTGAAAATAGTGCCAGGGAATTTAAACCGGGTATTTTTTATAAAAAAGGGGAAGTTCTTTTGAAACTCAACAGCGCAGAGTTTTTTGCCTCCCTGCAGGCCCAAAAAAGCGCTTTGTACAATCAGATTGTTGCCCTATTACCTGATCTGCAACTGGACTTTCCTGAAGCCTTGCCGAATTGGAAATCTTACCTGGCAAAGTTTGATATGGATAAAGCACTTGCCCCGCTTCCTGAGCCTCTTTCCGAAAAAGAAAAACTCTTCATTGCGGGTAGAAATATACAATCTGCCTGGTACAATATCAAAAACCAGCAGGTAAGGTTGAGTAAATACGTCATCTACGCTCCTTTTAGCGGGGTTCTCACTGAAGCTGATGTCACCCCGGGAACCCTGGTTCGTGCGGGACAAAAACTGGGAGAATTTATCGACCCAAGTGTTTTTGAGATGGAGGTTCCGGTCAATATTTCCCTTGAAGGCCGACTCAAAACCGGCAAACAGGTGGCGCTTCATGACCTGGAAAAGAAAAAGACCTGGAACGGAACAATTATCCGTGTCAACGGAAAAGTTGATGCTACCTCCCAAACGGTCAAAGCTTATATCCAGGTAAGAGGTGAAGACCTCAAAGAAGGGATGTACCTGGAAGCGGAGATCAGTGCAAAAGATGAGGCAGAAACCTTCGAAATCGACCGTAAGCTATTAGTGGAAAATAATAAAATATTTGTCATTTTAGATACCGTACTTGAGTTGAGACAAATCACTCCTGTTTATTTTAATGAAAATTCCGTAGTGATAAAAGGTTTAGAGGATGGGATCAGAATTTTAGCAAAACCCGTTCCCGGAGCTTATTCGGGGATGAAAGTTGAAGTACTGAAAGACTAA
- a CDS encoding MarR family transcriptional regulator codes for MKDIGNELMPWVGRTAKMMGLVLTEKFQAHGLDLTKIQWLLLSRLCEKDGQLQKELAFLTGRDKTSLGRLVTTMERKGFINRIPMESDKRTKQIFLTDKGKTTYLQAVPVVQMTILEVQHNIPSEKLEMAIEVLKQIQHNINQMNNNSVDVEQDCY; via the coding sequence ATGAAGGATATTGGAAATGAATTGATGCCCTGGGTCGGTAGAACAGCTAAAATGATGGGGCTGGTTCTTACAGAAAAATTTCAGGCCCACGGTTTGGATCTAACCAAAATCCAATGGTTATTGCTGAGCAGGCTTTGTGAAAAAGACGGACAACTTCAAAAAGAACTCGCTTTCCTTACCGGCAGGGATAAAACATCTTTGGGGAGGCTGGTGACCACGATGGAACGAAAAGGTTTTATCAACAGGATCCCAATGGAATCGGATAAGAGAACCAAACAGATTTTTTTAACTGATAAGGGAAAAACTACTTATTTGCAGGCTGTCCCGGTTGTTCAAATGACCATTTTAGAAGTTCAGCATAATATACCGTCGGAAAAACTCGAAATGGCCATCGAAGTGTTAAAACAAATTCAGCATAATATAAATCAGATGAACAATAACAGTGTGGATGTAGAGCAGGACTGTTATTGA
- a CDS encoding polysaccharide deacetylase family protein, translating to MIIGEIKAQTPDHPFGKHAIIRYGGLERADSTRKNIYLVFTGHEFNDGKKMVPKILKKAACPAHFFFTGDFYRNPANKKMIKRLKRHGHYLGPHSDKHLLYASWNNRDSLLISKEGFVKDVLDNYLAMQTFGITKADAAYFMPPYEWYNPKISDWTEALGLSLVNFTPGTRSNADYTTPDMGNRYISSKAIFQKILDYEKQSSCGLNGFILLVHIGTHPGRKDKFYYLLPELIDELKARGYEFTLLKV from the coding sequence ATGATTATTGGTGAAATAAAGGCTCAGACGCCAGATCATCCCTTCGGTAAACATGCGATCATTCGGTACGGTGGCCTGGAGAGAGCAGACAGCACGCGAAAAAACATTTACCTGGTTTTTACCGGCCATGAATTTAATGATGGCAAAAAAATGGTCCCGAAGATTTTAAAAAAAGCGGCATGTCCGGCCCATTTTTTCTTTACCGGTGATTTTTACAGAAACCCTGCCAACAAAAAAATGATAAAGAGATTGAAACGACATGGACACTACCTCGGTCCACATTCTGATAAACATTTGTTATACGCCTCCTGGAATAACCGCGACTCACTTCTGATCAGTAAGGAGGGTTTCGTCAAAGATGTCCTGGATAATTATTTGGCTATGCAAACCTTTGGGATTACCAAAGCAGATGCTGCTTATTTTATGCCGCCTTATGAGTGGTACAACCCAAAGATAAGCGATTGGACCGAAGCACTGGGCCTGAGCCTTGTAAACTTCACCCCGGGCACTCGATCCAATGCAGATTATACGACCCCGGATATGGGAAACCGGTATATTAGCAGTAAAGCCATTTTTCAAAAGATATTGGATTATGAAAAGCAATCTTCCTGTGGCCTGAACGGTTTCATTTTGCTGGTTCATATAGGCACCCATCCCGGTAGAAAAGATAAATTTTACTATTTGTTGCCTGAATTGATTGATGAGCTTAAGGCACGTGGTTATGAATTTACTTTATTAAAAGTTTAA
- a CDS encoding DUF5009 domain-containing protein: MKSVRILSIDIFRGFTIFMMVFVNELAGVSNIPGWMKHRAADFDGMTFVDVVFPAFLFIVGMAIPFAVNNREAKGESSFQFWRHVLARTLGLLILGVFMVNAEEMNREANLIPYGWWAASFYVSAILLWNIYPLSSEKPRQTLYMGLKILGAVVLLVLIFLFRKGPEDQLTGMTPSWWGILGLIGWAYLVSILLYFVSRKNLLVLSGIFVLLLILLLGLRSESMAFPFNISWLRGQTGHIAHSMLTIAGIICSLILRKDGVLTSPAIKIRNIVVMGIMLVIAAYFIRPYGGISKIYATPAWALYCAAICCFIFPFVYWLVDVKGLKNWANFLKPAGQNPLLTYILPSLIYAIIGYGFFPVWLKDGVVGFFWAILFSLMILWIAKWLTKKGIRLHL; encoded by the coding sequence ATGAAATCCGTCCGCATCCTTTCCATCGATATTTTTAGAGGATTCACCATTTTTATGATGGTTTTTGTGAATGAACTCGCTGGTGTTTCCAATATACCCGGGTGGATGAAACACCGGGCTGCAGATTTCGACGGAATGACTTTTGTGGATGTCGTTTTCCCGGCCTTTCTTTTTATTGTTGGCATGGCGATCCCTTTTGCGGTGAACAACAGAGAGGCCAAAGGTGAGAGTTCTTTTCAGTTTTGGCGGCACGTCCTTGCCAGGACGCTTGGATTGTTAATTCTTGGAGTTTTTATGGTCAATGCTGAAGAAATGAATAGAGAGGCCAATTTGATCCCTTATGGATGGTGGGCAGCCTCTTTTTACGTGTCAGCCATTTTGCTTTGGAATATTTATCCCCTTTCCTCAGAAAAACCAAGACAAACCTTATACATGGGATTAAAAATCCTTGGAGCGGTTGTTTTGCTTGTCCTGATTTTTCTTTTCAGGAAAGGGCCGGAAGACCAACTCACCGGGATGACACCAAGCTGGTGGGGTATTTTAGGATTGATCGGCTGGGCTTACCTGGTCTCCATTCTGCTTTATTTTGTTTCCAGGAAAAACCTGCTCGTGCTATCAGGTATTTTTGTGCTGTTGCTCATATTATTACTGGGACTCAGAAGTGAATCGATGGCATTTCCGTTTAACATCAGCTGGTTGAGAGGGCAAACCGGGCACATTGCTCATTCGATGCTCACGATTGCGGGGATCATTTGTTCCTTGATATTAAGAAAGGATGGTGTTTTAACATCCCCTGCAATTAAAATAAGAAATATAGTCGTCATGGGAATTATGCTGGTCATAGCAGCCTATTTCATTCGCCCTTATGGAGGTATTTCTAAAATTTACGCGACGCCAGCCTGGGCACTTTATTGCGCAGCTATCTGCTGTTTCATTTTCCCTTTTGTGTATTGGCTGGTCGATGTTAAAGGCCTCAAAAACTGGGCAAATTTTCTTAAACCGGCGGGACAAAATCCGTTGCTCACCTATATCCTACCCTCTTTGATTTACGCTATAATCGGATATGGATTTTTTCCTGTCTGGCTAAAAGATGGTGTTGTGGGATTCTTTTGGGCAATTCTTTTCTCTTTGATGATATTATGGATAGCGAAATGGTTGACTAAAAAGGGTATCCGTTTGCACCTTTAA
- a CDS encoding glycoside hydrolase family 9 protein codes for MRYFFILLICLTNILSAQEVYFRFNQAGYYPEDAKMVFIMAKEAISLNIELIDSLSGNTLFKGKLKPVAGTKWGQFQHQYLFDFSSLTIPGHYALKVGKIRSQSFTVDPLVYEPYLNDLIAFMRQQRCGYNPYFGEVCHQHDGRIFYAPVNDSTFYDFSGGWHDAGDQLKYLITSSNATARLLLAYELAPGQFSDEVDHLGHPYPNGIPDVLDEAKWGLDWILKLHPKPDWLIHQIADDRDHRGFKFPNKDNADYGWGPNSYRVAYFATGTPQGLGKWKSDATGIANIAGRSAAALAIGARIWQKNGWDEAFALKCQQAAIELYQLGRENEGYQEGNSYGSPYRYNEDSWADDMEWAAAALYRLTREPFYLEDALKYAYLIKEDGWMARDSMDHYQKYPFMNVGHFALFQFVSDTVQLQLARWYKVNIEKVIKRSEGNAFQIGIPFLWCSNNLLVNFITQVLLYEKMTGDYQYHTAMQLHRDWLFGRNPWGTSMFTGIPKGGETPIDVHLPSRALLKQTPAGGLVDGPIYRTIFTTLKGLSLTEPDELLLFQNDFVVYHDDIGDYSTNEPTMDGTADAILMMALWCAKN; via the coding sequence ATGAGATATTTTTTTATCTTATTGATTTGTCTGACCAATATTTTGTCCGCTCAGGAAGTTTATTTTCGCTTTAATCAGGCCGGCTACTACCCTGAAGATGCGAAAATGGTTTTCATTATGGCTAAGGAGGCCATTTCGCTTAATATTGAGTTGATTGACAGTTTATCCGGCAATACCCTTTTTAAGGGAAAATTGAAGCCTGTGGCAGGAACAAAATGGGGCCAGTTTCAGCATCAATACCTGTTTGATTTCAGTAGCTTGACAATTCCCGGCCACTATGCGTTGAAAGTAGGTAAAATCCGTTCTCAATCCTTTACCGTTGATCCCCTGGTTTATGAACCCTACCTGAACGACCTGATTGCTTTCATGCGCCAGCAAAGGTGTGGTTACAATCCTTACTTTGGTGAGGTATGCCATCAACACGACGGCCGGATTTTTTATGCTCCTGTAAATGATTCCACTTTTTATGATTTTAGCGGCGGCTGGCACGATGCCGGGGATCAGTTAAAATACCTTATCACCAGTTCAAATGCCACGGCCCGGCTGCTTTTGGCTTATGAACTGGCACCTGGGCAATTTTCCGACGAGGTAGATCATTTGGGCCATCCCTACCCTAACGGGATCCCTGATGTGCTGGATGAAGCCAAATGGGGGCTTGACTGGATTTTAAAACTGCATCCCAAACCCGACTGGCTGATTCACCAAATTGCTGACGACAGGGATCATCGCGGTTTCAAATTCCCTAATAAAGACAACGCAGATTATGGTTGGGGACCCAATTCCTATAGGGTTGCCTATTTTGCCACAGGAACGCCTCAGGGACTGGGCAAATGGAAAAGTGATGCGACCGGAATAGCCAATATTGCAGGCAGGTCTGCTGCTGCACTGGCCATTGGGGCAAGGATTTGGCAAAAAAACGGATGGGATGAAGCCTTTGCGCTGAAATGCCAACAAGCAGCTATAGAACTTTATCAATTGGGCAGGGAAAACGAAGGATACCAGGAAGGCAATTCTTATGGATCTCCCTACCGTTACAATGAAGATAGTTGGGCCGACGATATGGAATGGGCCGCGGCGGCCCTTTACAGGCTTACAAGGGAGCCGTTTTACCTGGAGGATGCCTTAAAATACGCCTACCTCATCAAAGAAGACGGTTGGATGGCCCGTGATTCAATGGATCATTATCAAAAATATCCGTTTATGAATGTCGGGCATTTTGCCTTGTTTCAGTTCGTTTCGGATACCGTTCAGTTGCAACTCGCCAGGTGGTACAAGGTTAATATTGAAAAAGTAATAAAGCGATCCGAAGGAAATGCTTTTCAAATAGGGATTCCTTTTCTCTGGTGTTCCAACAACCTGTTAGTCAATTTCATTACCCAGGTTTTGCTGTATGAAAAAATGACGGGAGATTATCAATATCATACCGCTATGCAGTTGCATCGGGATTGGCTGTTTGGCAGAAATCCATGGGGAACCAGCATGTTTACGGGGATTCCTAAAGGAGGAGAAACACCCATTGATGTACACTTGCCTTCCCGTGCATTGTTGAAACAAACCCCTGCCGGAGGATTGGTCGACGGCCCCATTTATCGCACCATCTTCACTACCCTTAAAGGACTTAGTTTAACCGAACCGGATGAGTTGCTGCTATTTCAAAATGACTTTGTCGTGTACCATGACGATATAGGAGATTACTCCACCAATGAGCCAACAATGGACGGCACTGCAGATGCTATATTGATGATGGCACTCTGGTGTGCAAAAAATTAA
- a CDS encoding AhpC/TSA family protein, which produces MNKFQSLLLFTLLFLFACSAPEKAPVTAFDVSGTVENAADSTVIKLQKRVDGEWVVEDSSIVVNKAFALKGNTTLAEMYYLSIGDGKSYVQIFAQPQVTINVSAHADSLNKAVISGSPIHDSFKAYNDGLESFGKRIKELYPKYDLADSLKDKVMEAHLDSIYESISEERNGYTRTVVMKNLDNPLGPYLVSGMYYDDSKLDEMKELAGQFSAAVDSSVYTIRIKEMIDTWSKIAVGEPAIDFTQNDSTDTPVSLSSLRGKYVLIDFWASWCGPCRAENPNVVKLYNELHKEGFEIIGVSFDTKRSNWLEAIKADGLTWHHVSDLNGWNNAVGKLYAVRSIPHTILLDKNGIIIAKNLRGEELRKKLEELLL; this is translated from the coding sequence ATGAATAAATTTCAATCACTCCTGCTATTTACGCTACTTTTTTTATTTGCTTGTTCTGCTCCTGAGAAAGCTCCTGTTACTGCTTTTGACGTTTCCGGAACCGTTGAAAATGCAGCAGATTCGACCGTGATAAAGTTACAAAAAAGAGTGGACGGTGAATGGGTGGTAGAGGACTCCTCTATCGTGGTCAATAAAGCTTTTGCCTTGAAAGGCAATACGACTCTTGCCGAAATGTATTATCTCAGTATCGGCGATGGAAAAAGTTATGTCCAGATCTTTGCTCAGCCGCAGGTGACGATCAATGTTTCTGCTCATGCTGACAGCCTGAATAAGGCCGTCATTTCAGGCTCCCCTATCCATGATTCCTTTAAAGCCTATAACGATGGCCTGGAGTCTTTTGGCAAACGAATCAAAGAGCTTTATCCGAAATACGACCTGGCCGACAGCCTCAAAGATAAAGTGATGGAAGCCCACCTCGACAGTATTTATGAAAGCATTTCCGAAGAAAGAAATGGTTATACACGTACTGTGGTGATGAAGAACCTGGACAACCCTCTTGGACCTTACCTGGTATCCGGCATGTATTACGACGATTCCAAACTGGATGAAATGAAAGAGCTGGCGGGGCAGTTTAGTGCAGCAGTAGACAGTTCAGTTTATACGATTCGCATTAAAGAGATGATAGATACCTGGAGTAAAATTGCTGTCGGAGAGCCTGCCATTGATTTTACTCAAAATGACAGCACGGATACTCCGGTTTCTTTATCCAGTCTGCGCGGTAAATATGTATTGATCGATTTTTGGGCCTCCTGGTGTGGTCCATGCAGGGCTGAAAACCCTAATGTAGTGAAATTGTATAACGAATTGCACAAAGAGGGTTTCGAAATAATCGGCGTATCATTTGATACAAAACGCAGCAACTGGCTGGAAGCTATAAAAGCAGACGGACTAACCTGGCACCATGTTTCTGATCTGAATGGCTGGAACAATGCCGTTGGGAAATTATACGCGGTGCGTTCCATTCCTCATACTATTCTCCTGGATAAAAATGGAATTATAATTGCCAAAAATCTTAGAGGTGAGGAACTTCGGAAAAAACTCGAAGAGTTGTTGTTATAA